The following coding sequences are from one Cervus canadensis isolate Bull #8, Minnesota chromosome 4, ASM1932006v1, whole genome shotgun sequence window:
- the LOC122439180 gene encoding signal peptidase complex catalytic subunit SEC11C-like — protein sequence MVRASTVEAPLPASGLDIFGDLRKMKKRQLYYQVLNFAMIASSALMIWKGLIVLTGSESPIVVVLSSSIEPAFHTGDLLFLTNFREDPIRAGEIVVFKVEGRDIPIVHRVIKVHEKDNGDIKFLTKGDNNEVDDRGLYKEGQNWLEKKDVVGRARGFLPYVGMVAIIMNYYPKFKYALLAVLGAYVLLKRES from the coding sequence ATGGTGCGCGCCAGCACCGTGGAGGCGCCTCTCCCCGCGTCCGGCTTGGACATCTTCGGGGACCTGAGGAAGATGAAAAAGCGCCAGCTCTACTACCAGGTCTTAAACTTCGCCATGATCGCGTCCTCTGCGCTCATGATCTGGAAAGGCCTGATTGTCCTCACTGGCAGTGAGAGCCCTATCGTGGTGGTGCTGAGTAGCAGCATAGAGCCAGCCTTTCACACGGGCGACCTTCTGTTCCTAACGAATTTCCGGGAAGACCCCATTAGAGCTGGAGAAATCGTTGTTTTCAAAGTCGAAGGACGAGACATCCCAATAGTTCACAGAGTAATCAAAGTTCACGAAAAAGACAATGGAGACATCAAATTTCTGACTAAAGGAGATAATAATGAAGTTGATGATAGAGGCTTGTACAAAGAAGGCCAGAACTGGCTGGAGAAGAAGGACGTAGTGGGGCGCGCCCGAGGGTTTTTACCATATGTCGGTATGGTCGCCATAATAATGAACTACTACCCAAAATTTAAGTATGCTCTTTTGGCTGTATTGGGTGCATATGTGTTACTGAAACGTGAATCCTGA